A window from Salvia miltiorrhiza cultivar Shanhuang (shh) chromosome 2, IMPLAD_Smil_shh, whole genome shotgun sequence encodes these proteins:
- the LOC131010867 gene encoding uncharacterized protein LOC131010867, translating into MASATVDSAAASTADGGLLRLDSIPIVDLRLLSQSELYSLSRCSSSASDPNRRDDVVIPIIDRSVFNESAGSRKQTYSRLRLAPTDSSSATPRCRTPHLRSTAAVYGATNSKSDPENAENHQIINLLKQFFVADMNPADLFPVKIEYLNSLPVQQFLSPPSPSPSNAPPPVLKRKRGRPRRTDYLGNVGDLAVEVSVIDASYMDRLQLPMPMPMPIPMPIPSLNEFVPRDNGEDKDREVLNSDGVAVDLAALGASEHPYWEEIRRRTDGLQTEEELLGFLTGLNGRWGSRRKKKRIVDANEFGSKLPDGWKLLLSVKKKNGHVWLYCRRYISPSGLHFVSCKGVSSYLLSLHGMQDTNPYGFGQYNDIVNDADKLTTVPVTVQDHEAENFSHASSPPLDLVTGNHEIQVDVSMGNASEVRIGESLCCHKCNITFSDKDEFLHHQSSLHRKNKNKNVVRITDGVIIKDGKYECQFCHKTFSERHRYNGHVGTHVRFQPKIAGELSQSVYPTSINEFPTQDNVMEGSSKFHNAMEICNSITNNGPNICSYGDKADGHSGDLEDANRNIRGMDKATEIVTETNHCSVPDVLFSSDQNKSLHEDACLNDSAAEISKDGSIMQGGVMMESTLSQNGTADSDMNSSVIENSVSTDNPVQVMVSSSCLLDSNDHVEECPLVNDNQHRSVDHSNQKTMELNFDSQKLAVNESVFDLFGTQGEGVQEKDLAVSIMEKSDLEYMPCKNIGTTECISVSGSEASKLEKGPNISMTIPDGEKACREDNVSYSTVKCKVGETLSIGKCENESSKNRYEEMQYGMASVIQSWNEQENATKKDELKDDTDVFTHLLEVPGVQDMSKSQLVADDKNTYHYENNDVGVHGRETKMTEFDSLQNFGSGQSSDLFSSSSAIISSNSITGTKQDTRLRVCSPFTSTTDKPLSAEDNMITMFNDTLEERRQDPSEGILLNQSGISEISNEAFTLNKIYTTPANPSELNGIENAGKHELSLSFGSLQTDMCAESNRVEQESYQANSFNIESVGPKTYGDPTHSSILSSNIASDLEQVRPFGYSNISFSDTTNEPGSSFDVAHPERDWDGIRGNKVRTSSQNFMVGFGNSSLPSNECATADGSWRTGHDNVFGGCYDANSGPHIPSSFFPTFGLAPNKGQESSFGVDHNFGIQSGMMRPGRAQPVEYSFMGERVNSLPGDAKNFPYGNNVEQEMDPSFWLGKDALTPNASRASQATSICVWCRNVFFHEQVQAGIQTGAIGTICPSCSSSPGQFNVL; encoded by the exons ATGGCTTCTGCCACCGTCGATTCCGCCGCCGCGAGCACCGCAGACGGTGGCCTACTTCGATTGGATTCAATTCCCATCGTGGATCTCCGCCTACTCTCCCAATCGGAGCTTTATTCCCTCTCCCGCTGCTCTTCATCCGCCTCCGACCCCAACCGCCGCGACGACGTCGTCATCCCAATTATCGACCGCTCCGTCTTCAACGAGTCCGCCGGCTCCCGGAAGCAGACCTACTCCCGCCTCCGCCTCGCCCCCACTGACTCCTCGTCCGCCACCCCTCGCTGCCGCACGCCCCATCTCCGCTCCACCGCTGCCGTCTATGGCGCCACCAACAGTAAATCCGATCCGGAAAACGCCGAGAATCACCAAATCATCAATCTCCTGAAGCAATTCTTCGTCGCGGACATGAACCCCGCGGATTTATTCCCGGTGAAGATAGAGTACTTGAATTCGCTACCGGTGCAGCAATTTTTGTCCCCGCCGTCGCCGTCCCCGTCTAATGCGCCCCCGCCAGTACTCAAACGGAAACGTGGCCGGCCCCGCAGGACCGATTATTTAGGGAATGTGGGGGATTTGGCTGTGGAGGTTAGTGTTATTGATGCCAGTTATATGGATAGGTTGCAATTGCCAATGCCAATGCCAATGCCAATCCCAATGCCAATTCCATCGCTGAATGAGTTCGTTCCGCGCGACAATGGGGAGGATAAAGACAGAGAAGTGTTGAATAGCGACGGAGTGGCCGTCGATTTGGCGGCATTGGGCGCTTCGGAACATCCTTATTGGGAGGAGATTAGGCGCAGGACTGACGGATTGCAAACAGAAGAGGAACTGTTAGGGTTTTTGACAGGACTGAATGGAAGGTGGGGAAgtaggaggaagaagaagaggatcGTAGATGCTAATGAGTTCGGGTCTAAGCTGCCGGATGGTTGGAAGCTTTTACTCTCGGTGAAGAAGAAAAATGGCCATGTATGGCTGTATTGCCGTCGCTACATAAG CCCCAGTGGACTGCATTTTGTTTCATGCAAGGGAGTATCATCATATTTGCTCTCTCTTCATGGCATGCAAGATACAAATCCATACGGCTTTGGCCAATataatgatattgtcaatgatGCTGATAAATTGACTACTGTCCCT GTCACTGTACAAGATCATGAAGCAGAGAACTTCTCCCATGCATCATCACCTCCTTTGGATTTGGTAACTGGTAATCATGAGATCCAAGTTGATGTAAGTATGGGGAATGCTTCGGAGGTTAGAATAGGAGAGAGTCTATGTTGCCACAAATGCAATATAACTTTCAGTGACAAAGATGAATTCTTGCACCACCAATCATCACTTCACCGGAAAAACAAGAACAAAAATGTCGTTCGCATTACTGATGGAGTGATAATTAAGGATGGAAAATATGAGTGCCAATTCTGTCACAAGACATTTAGTGAACGGCATCGGTACAATGGTCATGTCGGTACCCATGTGAGATTCCAACCTAAGATTGCTGGAGAATTATCTCAGTCTGTTTATCCCACTTCTATAAATGAATTTCCTACTCAAGATAATGTAATGGAAGGATCATCAAAGTTTCATAATGCTATGGAGATTTGTAACTCTATCACAAATAATGGGCCAAATATTTGCTCATACGGTGATAAAGCTGATGGTCATTCCGGAGATTTAGAAGATGCTAATCGGAACATTAGAGGGATGGATAAAGCTACTGAGATAGTCACTGAAACAAATCATTGTTCAGTTCCTGATGTTCTCTTCTCTAGCGATCAGAATAAAAGTTTGCATGAGGATGCATGTCTGAATGATTCTGCTGCTGAAATAAGTAAAGATGGTTCCATTATGCAAGGGGGAGTGATGATGGAATCAACTTTGTCTCAAAATGGCACTGCAGATAGTGATATGAACAGCAGTGTGATTGAGAATTCTGTATCTACTGATAACCCCGTGCAAGTTATGGTATCTTCAAGTTGTTTATTAGATTCTAATGATCATGTGGAAGAATGTCCTCTGGTGAATGATAATCAGCATAGAAGTGTTGATCATAGCAATCAAAAGACGATGGAGCTCAACTTTGATTCTCAGAAGCTTGCAGTGAATGAGTCTGTGTTCGATCTTTTTGGTACTCAAGGTGAAGGAGTCCAGGAAAAGGATTTAGCAGTTAGTATTATGGAAAAGAGTGATTTGGAATACATGCCTTGTAAGAACATTGGTACCACCGAGTGTATATCAGTTTCTGGATCAGAGGCCTCTAAACTTGAGAAAGGTCCTAATATCAGTATGACCATACCTGATGGGGAGAAGGCATGTCGAGAAGACAATGTTTCCTACTCTACAGTTAAATGCAAAGTCGGTGAAACACTCAGTATCGGTAAATGTGAGAATGAGAGTTCCAAGAACAGGTACGAGGAAATGCAATATGGAATGGCTTCAGTTATTCAGTCTTGGAATGAGCAAGAAAATGCAACCAAAAAAGATGAGTTAAAAGATGATACCGATGTATTCACTCATCTTTTGGAGGTGCCGGGGGTGCAGGACATGTCTAAAAGCCAGTTAGTTGCTGATGATAAAAACACATATCATTATGAAAATAATGACGTTGGAGTTCATGGAAGGGAGACAAAAATGACCGAATTTGATAGTCTCCAAAATTTTGGGAGTGGTCAATCTAGTGATCTTTTCAGCAGCAGCTCTGCTATAATAAGTTCCAATTCCATTACAGGAACTAAGCAGGATACACGACTTAGAGTGTGCTCTCCTTTTACATCTACAACTGATAAGCCGTTATCTGCAGAAGATAATATGATTACGATGTTCAATGATACCTTGGAAGAGCGCAGACAAGATCCATCTGAAGGTATATTACTCAATCAATCTGGTATTTCAGAAATATCAAATGAGGCGTTTACATTGAATAAGATTTACACTACCCCTGCTAATCCTTCTGAACTCAATGGAATTGAAAATGCTGGGAAACATGAGCTAAGCCTCTCCTTTGGTAGTCTTCAGACAGATATGTGTGCAGAGTCGAATAGGGTTGAACAGGAAAGCTATCAAGCAAATAGCTTTAACATCGAATCTGTTGGCCCTAAAACATATGGTGATCCAACACATTCAAGTATCCTAAGTAGTAACATAGCTTCTGACCTGGAACAAGTCAGACCTTTTGGATATTCTAATATATCCTTCAGTGACACAACAAACGAACCTGGCAGTAGTTTTGATGTGGCTCACCCTGAAAGGGACTGGGACGGGATCAGAGGAAACAAGGTAAGAACTTCTAGCCAGAACTTTATGGTTGGTTTCGGGAATAGCAGCTTGCCAAGCAATGAGTGTGCTACAGCTGATGGTTCTTGGCGAACCGGTCATGATAATGTATTTGGTGGTTGTTATGATGCTAATTCAGGCCCACATATTCCATCAAGTTTTTTTCCCACTTTCGGCCTCGCACCAAATAAG GGACAAGAAAGCTCATTTGGTGTGGATCACAACTTCGGTATTCAAAGTGGCATGATGAGGCCAGGTAGAGCCCAACCCGTGGAATACAGTTTCATGGGTGAACGTGTAAACTCGTTACCTGGAGATGCCAAGAATTTTCCATATGGTAATAATGTGGAACAAGAGATGGATCCCTCATTTTGGCTGGGGAAGGATGCTTTAACGCCAAATGCATCCCGTGCCAGTCAGGCTACGTCTATTTGTGTTTGGTGCAGAAACGTATTCTTTCATGAGCAAGTTCAAGCGGGAATACAAACAGGTGCAATTGGCACTATTTGTCCATCCTGCAGTTCGAGCCCAGGACAGTTCAATGTGCTCTAG